One window from the genome of Anopheles merus strain MAF chromosome 3R, AmerM5.1, whole genome shotgun sequence encodes:
- the LOC121595297 gene encoding signal-induced proliferation-associated 1-like protein 1 isoform X1: MYHRTRASSVHYPIAKKTKVVLYSCFHDSSNGMINLAEVGGPPPHISGGPAAGLPHMMPTPVVAGAGIAMMGQHHQQQQQQSSQQQQQQSHPSQRLVGGVSHQLPPSGMHHPHGPPPPPPGVSMGGAPHHLTPAGGAPQTRSGSARERAMHAVEYYKSNVRRARVDAGLARNSLHERYSFVQRQMATMGNGGGGVVGTKLSPHGPTDHLYRSNSSLELIHDHGGAGGLPDHLHTGGGTNLRREYGSHGSIDVISSDRHPHHHHHHQGQGGGAPSAGENFLTMLQEYQPFGLDASSLLYSLGKHHSGHGHGNGAAPASSNITLTGDDVVDRGGNASPKLRNKFHRLWGSSNGASAAGSANGSANGKRQVANGGAAAAVAPGTASLDDSQLCMALNVSASSTTTTVSSADIEERQRRRAFAHFDCRSLTANLGYAAKLRGFLLERRRNTTTGASAAATYGTRSSTPDGDSVDEDYGDGQQNELLENCPFFRNEIGGEEEREVSLTRMASSTTSSSSSGASGAGQQRRAIHRPALAYGVSVLECGANDTLWKGYTCPYQKGPRPIEQIDNGALYYRQYFFGQEHQNWFGMDEHLGPVAISIKREKLNPAPVQTLALHGSDVAPTTTHQGDQYLYRLIVRTSELLTLRGSVIEDSIPNARGAGKHANTKEILEYVAPEVQIGCLRLAVGTPQCEQQLLKLDEQGLTNKYKVGILYCRAGQSSEEDMYNNEEAGPAFNEFLDTIGRRVRLKGFEHYKAGLDNKTDSTGTHSLYATHQDCEIMFHVSTMLPFTPNNRQQLLRKRHIGNDIVTIVFQEPGALPFTPKNIRSQFQHVFVIVRAVNPCSEHTQYRVAVSRSKDVPVFGPPVRAGSHYPRGKQFGEFLLSKVINAENAAHRSVKFAMMAIRTRQEYLKDLATNYSTAQVVETGQRFSIFPSKKRERPTKPRFSGDLSQRGAFCWQVVLHDSGQSTQVDCFLGISAETFVLIEECTRQIIFVTPCRAILGWSTSQNALRVYYHQGECVTLNMRDTGDRDEQLEVIERLRAVTNGCGALELSLRRNPMGQLGFHVQPDGVVTQVEISGQAWAAGLRQGYRLVEICKVAVATLSHDQMVDLLKTSAQVTVTVIESFADFTPRRGCTLQNCRFNSINYENEYDSMMLEGGSGGGGSKNGSSGQNGASSGSIGSSSSSSKKGLPGGQLQSSASHRRRYERNFSPPRSSNSSGYGTGSSSRSFTAAVGASGPQQVAGAAAAAAAASSGVAQPNGPDMGTLTSSSSGHSSNDERWYDVLDPPQEASSLMAAGPPSVASDPSVNYHHPKLTSSSNSLPLAGSSPRPLSLHNEGGPMSASPARSNGGQQSGAANGQSVGRDNSANIALLKRLIIADSPNGEAQQQQQHHQQQQNHPEPLYSSSLKNLSNHHLLMSAAGNHVEEDDLSRHNSPQLRRSATTTNIYGINGKKANGAVANCSGSSASSSRNNSPRPNGQGEPAKLRGGAALKGGAQHHPQRNSVNYTTGSTLQEDLMKLINPDYIANDDNFNAGGLERMQKGHHNSHSLGNIASLAGGLKPIPQKSRSREGVNLGGSNQQLSAANGGSGLKLANGGTNSPSNSNGGEEEVIFTTARPATVISSTTSNSSSPASELLGKHHMNEDHLKMSPSRKQQHHQQQQQQQQFVNGGGILRNGGGKIPLPDMKEMDWSSLVDTATKAMTQLSETVAKSHPGSNVYYDDISQVLNGVHNQHQLQQHQQQQSGHNGTMNGGGNGPLGTIVNGGGGGAGGSSSVSGTGSSIGSGVDLSSSTPSSASPVSTGSSTAAAQQQALMALQNSSSLPELQCQVTQLSDRVLREQRRRRSLEHAVKRLTEENRRLQDESQAAVQQLRRFTEWFFQTIDRQS, from the exons GGgcaacggtggtggtggggtggTCGGTACAAAGCTGTCACCCCACGGACCGACCGATCATCTCTACCGGAGCAATTCCAGTTTGGAGCTGATTCACGATcacggtggtgctggtggtttgcCGGACCATCTGCACACGGGAGGAGGAACGAATTTGCGGCGCGAGTACGGCAGCCACGGTTCCATCGATGTGATCTCATCGGATCGACAtccgcaccatcaccaccatcaccaaggTCAGGGTGGTGGGGCACCGAGTGCCGGCGAAAACTTCCTCACGATGCTGCAGGAGTATCAACCGTTCGGGCTGGATGCGTCCTCGCTGCTGTACTCGCTCGGGAAGCACCACTCCGGGCATGGGCATGGCAATGGAGCAGCGCCTGCTTCTTCAAACATCACGCTCACCGGGGACGATGTGGTCGACCGGGGAGGCAACGCCAGTCCCAAGCTGAGGAACAAGTTCCACCGACTGTGGGGCTCGAGCAATGGGGCAAGTGCGGCCGGTTCAGCAAACGGTTCAGCGAACGGGAAGCGTCAGGTGGCAAatggaggagcagcagcagcagtagcccCAGGGACAGCCTCGCTGGACGACAGCCAGCTGTGTATGGCACTGAACGTGAGTGCCAGCTCCACCACGACGACCGTTTCCTCGGCGGACATTGAGGAGCGTCAGCGGCGACGTGCGTTCGCGCACTTTGACTGCCGCTCGCTTACCGCCAACCTGGGCTATGCGGCCAAATTGCGTGGCTTTCTGCTGGAGCGGCGGCGCAATACGACCACGGGGGCATCGGCTGCCGCCACGTACGGGACGCGCTCCTCCACCCCGGACGGGGATAGTGTGGACGAAGACTATGGGGATGGGCAGCAGAACGAGCTGCTAGAAAACTGTCCCTTCTTCCGGAATGAAATTGGCGGTGAGGAAGAGCGCGAGGTTAGCCTAACGCGTATGGCATCTTCTACCACGTCGTCTTCATCGTCGGGCGCGAGTGGAGCGGGACAGCAACGGCGAGCAATACACCGGCCAGCGCTCGCGTACGGCGTCTCCGTGCTGGAGTGTGGCGCGAACGATACACTGTGGAAGGGTTACACCTGCCCGTACCAAAAAGGACCCCGCCCGATCGAGCAGATCGACAACGGGGCGCTCTACTACCGGCAGTACTTCTTCGGCCAGGAGCACCAGAACTGGTTCGGTATGGACGAGCACCTGGGCCCGGTTGCGATCTCGATCAAGCGCGAAAAGCTTAACCCGGCGCCGGTCCAAACGCTCGCGCTGCACGGTTCGGACGTGGCGCCCACGACGACGCACCAGGGCGACCAGTACCTGTACCGGCTGATCGTGCGCACCTCGGAGCTGCTCACGCTGCGCGGCTCGGTGATCGAGGACTCGATCCCGAATGCGCGCGGTGCCGGCAAGCACGCCAATACCAAAGAGATACTCGAGTACGTCGCGCCGGAAGTACAAATCGGCTGCCTGCGGTTGGCGGTCGGCACGCCCCAGtgcgagcagcagctgctgaagCTGGACGAGCAGGGGCTGACGAACAAGTACAAGGTGGGCATCCTGTACTGCCGGGCGGGCCAGTCCTCGGAGGAGGACATGTACAACAACGAGGAGGCGGGCCCGGCGTTCAACGAGTTCCTCGACACGATCGGGCGGCGCGTCCGGCTGAAGGGCTTCGAGCACTACAAGGCCGGGCTGGACAACAAGACGGACTCGACCGGGACGCACTCGCTGTACGCGACGCACCAGGACTGCGAGATCATGTTCCACGTGTCGACGATGCTGCCGTTCACGCCGAACAAtcggcagcagctgctgcgcaAGCGGCACATCGGCAACGACATCGTGACGATCGTGTTCCAGGAGCCGGGCGCGCTGCCCTTCACGCCGAAGAACATCCGCAGCCAGTTCCAGCACGTGTTCGTGATCGTGCGGGCGGTCAACCCGTGCAGCGAGCACACGCAGTACCGGGTGGCGGTGTCGCGCTCGAAGGACGTGCCCGTGTTTGGGCCGCCGGTCCGGGCCGGGTCGCACTATCCGCGCGGCAAGCAGTTCGGCGAGTTTCTGCTGTCGAAGGTGATCAACGCGGAGAATGCGGCCCACCGGTCGGTGAAGTTCGCGATGATGGCGATCCGGACGCGCCAGGAGTACCTGAAGGATCTGGCGACCAACTACAGCACGGCGCAGGTGGTCGAGACCGGGCAGCGGTTTTCCATCTTTCCGAGCAAGAAGCGGGAGCGGCCGACGAAACCGCGCTTCTCGGGCGATCTGTCGCAGCGCGGTGCGTTCTGCTGGCAGGTGGTGCTGCACGACAGCGGCCAGTCGACGCAGGTGGACTGCTTTCTGGGCATATCGGCGGAAACGTTCGTGTTGATCGAGGAGTGCACGCGGCAGATCATTTTTGTGACGCCGTGCCGGGCGATCCTGGGATGGTCGACGAGCCAGAACGCGCTGCGGGTGTACTACCACCAGGGGGAGTGCGTGACGCTGAACATGCGCGACACGGGCGATCGGGACGAGCAGCTGGAGGTGATCGAGCGGCTGCGGGCGGTGACGAATGGGTGCGGTGCGCTGGAGCTTAGTCTGCGGCGCAATCCGATGGGCCAGCTCGGGTTCCACGTGCAGCCGGATGGGGTGGTGACGCAGGTGGAAATTTCGGGCCAAGCGTGGGCTGCCGGACTGCGCCAGGGCTACCGGTTGGTGGAGATATGCAAGGTGGCGGTAGCGACGCTGTCCCACGATCAGATGGTCGATCTGCTGAAGACGTCCGCCCAGGTGACGGTCACGGTGATTGAATCGTTTGCCGACTTTACACCGCGGCGGGGCTGTACGCTGCAAAACTGTCGCTTCAATTCGATCAATTACGAAAACGAGTACGACAGCATGATGCTGGAGGGCGGcagtggtggcggcggcagtAAAAACGGATCCAGTGGTCAAAATGGTGCAAGCAGTGGCAGCATcggcagtagtagcagcagcagcaaaaaggggCTCCCGGGTGGACAGCTGCAATCGTCCGCCAGTCATCGGCGTCGGTATGAGCGTAACTTTTCACCGCCACGATCGAGCAACAGCTCGGGATACGGAacgggcagcagcagtcgcTCGTTTACCGCTGCAGTTGGTGCTTCGGGGCCGCAGCAGGTCGCAGgagcagcggcggcagcagccgcagcatcgtccggagtcgcccaaCCCAACGGACCCGATATGGGCACGCTTACGTCCTCCTCGAGCGGACACTCGTCGAACGACGAGCGGTGGTACGACGTGCTTGATCCACCGCAGGAAGCATCGTCCTTGATGGCGGCGGGCCCTCCATCGGTAGCGTCCGATCCGAGCGTGAACTATCACCATCCGAAGCTGACGTCGTCGAGCAATTCCCTTCCACTTGCGGGATCCAGCCCAAGGCCACTGTCGCTGCACAACGAAGGTGGACCGATGTCAGCATCGCCAGCGCGCAGCAACGGCGGGCAACAGTCCGGCGCTGCCAATGGTCAATCGGTGGGACGGGATAATTCGGCCAACATCGCACTGCTGAAGCGACTGATCATTGCCGACTCACCGAACGGGGaagctcagcagcagcaacagcaccaccagcagcaacagaaccATCCGGAACCGTTGTACAGCAGCTCGCTGAAGAATCTTTCCAACCATCATCTGCTGATGAGTGCGGCCGGCAATCACGTGGAAGAGGACGATCTTTCGCGACACAACTCACCGCAGCTGAGACGCTCCGCAACGACGACCAACATCTACGGCATCAATGGGAAGAAGGCGAACGGCGCCGTGGCAAACTGTTCCGGCAGCAGTGCCTCGAGCAGTCGCAATAACAGCCCCCGACCGAATGGGCAGGGCGAACCGGCCAAGCTTCGAGGCGGGGCCGCACTGAAGGGCGGCGCTCAGCATCATCCCCAGCGGAATAGTGTGAACTACACCACCGGCAGCACGCTGCAGGAGGACCTGATGAAGCTGATCAATCCGGACTACATTGCGAACGACGACAACTTCAACGCGGGCGGGCTGGAGCGCATGCAGAAGGGCCACCACAACAGCCACAGCCTGGGGAACATTGCTAGCCTGGCGGGCGGGTTGAAACCGATCCCGCAGAAGAGTCGCTCGCGGGAGGGTGTCAATTTGGGCGGCTCGAATCAGCAGCTGTCGGCGGCCAACGGTGGCAGTGGGCTGAAGCTGGCGAACGGTGGTACGAACAGCCCGAGCAATAGCAATGGCGGTGAGGAGGAGGTGATCTTTACGACGGCTCGCCCGGCGACGGTCATTTCGTCCACCACGTCGAACAGCTCCAGCCCGGCCAGTGAGCTGCTCGGCAAGCATCACATGAACGAGGACCATTTGAAGATGTCCCCGAGCAGGAAGCAGCaacatcaccagcagcagcaacagcagcaacagtttgTCAATGGAGGAGGCATTCTGCGGAATGGTGGAGGCAAGATCCCACTGCCAGACATGAAGGAGATGGACTGGAGCAGTCTGGTGGACACGGCAACCAAAGCAATGACACAG TTATCTGAAACTGTGGCAAAATCCCATCCAGGAAGCAACGTATACTACGACGACATTAGCCAGGTTCTGAACGGAGTGCACAATCAGCATCAGctgcagcaacatcagcagcaacagtccgGTCACAACGGCACCATGAACGGTGGCGGCAATGGCCCACTGGGAACGATCGTCAacggtggaggtggtggagcGGGTGGAAGCAGCAGTGTGAGcggcaccggcagcagcatcggAAGTGGCGTGGACCTGTCCTCCTCCACACCGAGCTCGGCCTCGCCCGTATCCACCGGCAGTAGCACTGCAGCGGCACAGCAGCAAGCCCTTATGGCGCTGCAGAACAGCTCCAGCCTGCCGGAACTGCAGTGTCAGGTGACGCAGCTGTCCGATCGTGTGCTGCGCGAACAGCGGCGCCGCCGGTCGCTCGAGCATGCCGTCAAACGGTTGACGGAGGAGAACCGCCGGCTGCAGGACGAAAGCCAGGCCGCGGTGCAGCAGTTACGCCGGTTTACCGAATGGTTTTTCCAGACGATCGATCGTCAATCGTAA
- the LOC121595297 gene encoding signal-induced proliferation-associated 1-like protein 1 isoform X3: MEFMVHYSLFKDSSNGMINLAEVGGPPPHISGGPAAGLPHMMPTPVVAGAGIAMMGQHHQQQQQQSSQQQQQQSHPSQRLVGGVSHQLPPSGMHHPHGPPPPPPGVSMGGAPHHLTPAGGAPQTRSGSARERAMHAVEYYKSNVRRARVDAGLARNSLHERYSFVQRQMATMGNGGGGVVGTKLSPHGPTDHLYRSNSSLELIHDHGGAGGLPDHLHTGGGTNLRREYGSHGSIDVISSDRHPHHHHHHQGQGGGAPSAGENFLTMLQEYQPFGLDASSLLYSLGKHHSGHGHGNGAAPASSNITLTGDDVVDRGGNASPKLRNKFHRLWGSSNGASAAGSANGSANGKRQVANGGAAAAVAPGTASLDDSQLCMALNVSASSTTTTVSSADIEERQRRRAFAHFDCRSLTANLGYAAKLRGFLLERRRNTTTGASAAATYGTRSSTPDGDSVDEDYGDGQQNELLENCPFFRNEIGGEEEREVSLTRMASSTTSSSSSGASGAGQQRRAIHRPALAYGVSVLECGANDTLWKGYTCPYQKGPRPIEQIDNGALYYRQYFFGQEHQNWFGMDEHLGPVAISIKREKLNPAPVQTLALHGSDVAPTTTHQGDQYLYRLIVRTSELLTLRGSVIEDSIPNARGAGKHANTKEILEYVAPEVQIGCLRLAVGTPQCEQQLLKLDEQGLTNKYKVGILYCRAGQSSEEDMYNNEEAGPAFNEFLDTIGRRVRLKGFEHYKAGLDNKTDSTGTHSLYATHQDCEIMFHVSTMLPFTPNNRQQLLRKRHIGNDIVTIVFQEPGALPFTPKNIRSQFQHVFVIVRAVNPCSEHTQYRVAVSRSKDVPVFGPPVRAGSHYPRGKQFGEFLLSKVINAENAAHRSVKFAMMAIRTRQEYLKDLATNYSTAQVVETGQRFSIFPSKKRERPTKPRFSGDLSQRGAFCWQVVLHDSGQSTQVDCFLGISAETFVLIEECTRQIIFVTPCRAILGWSTSQNALRVYYHQGECVTLNMRDTGDRDEQLEVIERLRAVTNGCGALELSLRRNPMGQLGFHVQPDGVVTQVEISGQAWAAGLRQGYRLVEICKVAVATLSHDQMVDLLKTSAQVTVTVIESFADFTPRRGCTLQNCRFNSINYENEYDSMMLEGGSGGGGSKNGSSGQNGASSGSIGSSSSSSKKGLPGGQLQSSASHRRRYERNFSPPRSSNSSGYGTGSSSRSFTAAVGASGPQQVAGAAAAAAAASSGVAQPNGPDMGTLTSSSSGHSSNDERWYDVLDPPQEASSLMAAGPPSVASDPSVNYHHPKLTSSSNSLPLAGSSPRPLSLHNEGGPMSASPARSNGGQQSGAANGQSVGRDNSANIALLKRLIIADSPNGEAQQQQQHHQQQQNHPEPLYSSSLKNLSNHHLLMSAAGNHVEEDDLSRHNSPQLRRSATTTNIYGINGKKANGAVANCSGSSASSSRNNSPRPNGQGEPAKLRGGAALKGGAQHHPQRNSVNYTTGSTLQEDLMKLINPDYIANDDNFNAGGLERMQKGHHNSHSLGNIASLAGGLKPIPQKSRSREGVNLGGSNQQLSAANGGSGLKLANGGTNSPSNSNGGEEEVIFTTARPATVISSTTSNSSSPASELLGKHHMNEDHLKMSPSRKQQHHQQQQQQQQFVNGGGILRNGGGKIPLPDMKEMDWSSLVDTATKAMTQLSETVAKSHPGSNVYYDDISQVLNGVHNQHQLQQHQQQQSGHNGTMNGGGNGPLGTIVNGGGGGAGGSSSVSGTGSSIGSGVDLSSSTPSSASPVSTGSSTAAAQQQALMALQNSSSLPELQCQVTQLSDRVLREQRRRRSLEHAVKRLTEENRRLQDESQAAVQQLRRFTEWFFQTIDRQS, from the exons GGgcaacggtggtggtggggtggTCGGTACAAAGCTGTCACCCCACGGACCGACCGATCATCTCTACCGGAGCAATTCCAGTTTGGAGCTGATTCACGATcacggtggtgctggtggtttgcCGGACCATCTGCACACGGGAGGAGGAACGAATTTGCGGCGCGAGTACGGCAGCCACGGTTCCATCGATGTGATCTCATCGGATCGACAtccgcaccatcaccaccatcaccaaggTCAGGGTGGTGGGGCACCGAGTGCCGGCGAAAACTTCCTCACGATGCTGCAGGAGTATCAACCGTTCGGGCTGGATGCGTCCTCGCTGCTGTACTCGCTCGGGAAGCACCACTCCGGGCATGGGCATGGCAATGGAGCAGCGCCTGCTTCTTCAAACATCACGCTCACCGGGGACGATGTGGTCGACCGGGGAGGCAACGCCAGTCCCAAGCTGAGGAACAAGTTCCACCGACTGTGGGGCTCGAGCAATGGGGCAAGTGCGGCCGGTTCAGCAAACGGTTCAGCGAACGGGAAGCGTCAGGTGGCAAatggaggagcagcagcagcagtagcccCAGGGACAGCCTCGCTGGACGACAGCCAGCTGTGTATGGCACTGAACGTGAGTGCCAGCTCCACCACGACGACCGTTTCCTCGGCGGACATTGAGGAGCGTCAGCGGCGACGTGCGTTCGCGCACTTTGACTGCCGCTCGCTTACCGCCAACCTGGGCTATGCGGCCAAATTGCGTGGCTTTCTGCTGGAGCGGCGGCGCAATACGACCACGGGGGCATCGGCTGCCGCCACGTACGGGACGCGCTCCTCCACCCCGGACGGGGATAGTGTGGACGAAGACTATGGGGATGGGCAGCAGAACGAGCTGCTAGAAAACTGTCCCTTCTTCCGGAATGAAATTGGCGGTGAGGAAGAGCGCGAGGTTAGCCTAACGCGTATGGCATCTTCTACCACGTCGTCTTCATCGTCGGGCGCGAGTGGAGCGGGACAGCAACGGCGAGCAATACACCGGCCAGCGCTCGCGTACGGCGTCTCCGTGCTGGAGTGTGGCGCGAACGATACACTGTGGAAGGGTTACACCTGCCCGTACCAAAAAGGACCCCGCCCGATCGAGCAGATCGACAACGGGGCGCTCTACTACCGGCAGTACTTCTTCGGCCAGGAGCACCAGAACTGGTTCGGTATGGACGAGCACCTGGGCCCGGTTGCGATCTCGATCAAGCGCGAAAAGCTTAACCCGGCGCCGGTCCAAACGCTCGCGCTGCACGGTTCGGACGTGGCGCCCACGACGACGCACCAGGGCGACCAGTACCTGTACCGGCTGATCGTGCGCACCTCGGAGCTGCTCACGCTGCGCGGCTCGGTGATCGAGGACTCGATCCCGAATGCGCGCGGTGCCGGCAAGCACGCCAATACCAAAGAGATACTCGAGTACGTCGCGCCGGAAGTACAAATCGGCTGCCTGCGGTTGGCGGTCGGCACGCCCCAGtgcgagcagcagctgctgaagCTGGACGAGCAGGGGCTGACGAACAAGTACAAGGTGGGCATCCTGTACTGCCGGGCGGGCCAGTCCTCGGAGGAGGACATGTACAACAACGAGGAGGCGGGCCCGGCGTTCAACGAGTTCCTCGACACGATCGGGCGGCGCGTCCGGCTGAAGGGCTTCGAGCACTACAAGGCCGGGCTGGACAACAAGACGGACTCGACCGGGACGCACTCGCTGTACGCGACGCACCAGGACTGCGAGATCATGTTCCACGTGTCGACGATGCTGCCGTTCACGCCGAACAAtcggcagcagctgctgcgcaAGCGGCACATCGGCAACGACATCGTGACGATCGTGTTCCAGGAGCCGGGCGCGCTGCCCTTCACGCCGAAGAACATCCGCAGCCAGTTCCAGCACGTGTTCGTGATCGTGCGGGCGGTCAACCCGTGCAGCGAGCACACGCAGTACCGGGTGGCGGTGTCGCGCTCGAAGGACGTGCCCGTGTTTGGGCCGCCGGTCCGGGCCGGGTCGCACTATCCGCGCGGCAAGCAGTTCGGCGAGTTTCTGCTGTCGAAGGTGATCAACGCGGAGAATGCGGCCCACCGGTCGGTGAAGTTCGCGATGATGGCGATCCGGACGCGCCAGGAGTACCTGAAGGATCTGGCGACCAACTACAGCACGGCGCAGGTGGTCGAGACCGGGCAGCGGTTTTCCATCTTTCCGAGCAAGAAGCGGGAGCGGCCGACGAAACCGCGCTTCTCGGGCGATCTGTCGCAGCGCGGTGCGTTCTGCTGGCAGGTGGTGCTGCACGACAGCGGCCAGTCGACGCAGGTGGACTGCTTTCTGGGCATATCGGCGGAAACGTTCGTGTTGATCGAGGAGTGCACGCGGCAGATCATTTTTGTGACGCCGTGCCGGGCGATCCTGGGATGGTCGACGAGCCAGAACGCGCTGCGGGTGTACTACCACCAGGGGGAGTGCGTGACGCTGAACATGCGCGACACGGGCGATCGGGACGAGCAGCTGGAGGTGATCGAGCGGCTGCGGGCGGTGACGAATGGGTGCGGTGCGCTGGAGCTTAGTCTGCGGCGCAATCCGATGGGCCAGCTCGGGTTCCACGTGCAGCCGGATGGGGTGGTGACGCAGGTGGAAATTTCGGGCCAAGCGTGGGCTGCCGGACTGCGCCAGGGCTACCGGTTGGTGGAGATATGCAAGGTGGCGGTAGCGACGCTGTCCCACGATCAGATGGTCGATCTGCTGAAGACGTCCGCCCAGGTGACGGTCACGGTGATTGAATCGTTTGCCGACTTTACACCGCGGCGGGGCTGTACGCTGCAAAACTGTCGCTTCAATTCGATCAATTACGAAAACGAGTACGACAGCATGATGCTGGAGGGCGGcagtggtggcggcggcagtAAAAACGGATCCAGTGGTCAAAATGGTGCAAGCAGTGGCAGCATcggcagtagtagcagcagcagcaaaaaggggCTCCCGGGTGGACAGCTGCAATCGTCCGCCAGTCATCGGCGTCGGTATGAGCGTAACTTTTCACCGCCACGATCGAGCAACAGCTCGGGATACGGAacgggcagcagcagtcgcTCGTTTACCGCTGCAGTTGGTGCTTCGGGGCCGCAGCAGGTCGCAGgagcagcggcggcagcagccgcagcatcgtccggagtcgcccaaCCCAACGGACCCGATATGGGCACGCTTACGTCCTCCTCGAGCGGACACTCGTCGAACGACGAGCGGTGGTACGACGTGCTTGATCCACCGCAGGAAGCATCGTCCTTGATGGCGGCGGGCCCTCCATCGGTAGCGTCCGATCCGAGCGTGAACTATCACCATCCGAAGCTGACGTCGTCGAGCAATTCCCTTCCACTTGCGGGATCCAGCCCAAGGCCACTGTCGCTGCACAACGAAGGTGGACCGATGTCAGCATCGCCAGCGCGCAGCAACGGCGGGCAACAGTCCGGCGCTGCCAATGGTCAATCGGTGGGACGGGATAATTCGGCCAACATCGCACTGCTGAAGCGACTGATCATTGCCGACTCACCGAACGGGGaagctcagcagcagcaacagcaccaccagcagcaacagaaccATCCGGAACCGTTGTACAGCAGCTCGCTGAAGAATCTTTCCAACCATCATCTGCTGATGAGTGCGGCCGGCAATCACGTGGAAGAGGACGATCTTTCGCGACACAACTCACCGCAGCTGAGACGCTCCGCAACGACGACCAACATCTACGGCATCAATGGGAAGAAGGCGAACGGCGCCGTGGCAAACTGTTCCGGCAGCAGTGCCTCGAGCAGTCGCAATAACAGCCCCCGACCGAATGGGCAGGGCGAACCGGCCAAGCTTCGAGGCGGGGCCGCACTGAAGGGCGGCGCTCAGCATCATCCCCAGCGGAATAGTGTGAACTACACCACCGGCAGCACGCTGCAGGAGGACCTGATGAAGCTGATCAATCCGGACTACATTGCGAACGACGACAACTTCAACGCGGGCGGGCTGGAGCGCATGCAGAAGGGCCACCACAACAGCCACAGCCTGGGGAACATTGCTAGCCTGGCGGGCGGGTTGAAACCGATCCCGCAGAAGAGTCGCTCGCGGGAGGGTGTCAATTTGGGCGGCTCGAATCAGCAGCTGTCGGCGGCCAACGGTGGCAGTGGGCTGAAGCTGGCGAACGGTGGTACGAACAGCCCGAGCAATAGCAATGGCGGTGAGGAGGAGGTGATCTTTACGACGGCTCGCCCGGCGACGGTCATTTCGTCCACCACGTCGAACAGCTCCAGCCCGGCCAGTGAGCTGCTCGGCAAGCATCACATGAACGAGGACCATTTGAAGATGTCCCCGAGCAGGAAGCAGCaacatcaccagcagcagcaacagcagcaacagtttgTCAATGGAGGAGGCATTCTGCGGAATGGTGGAGGCAAGATCCCACTGCCAGACATGAAGGAGATGGACTGGAGCAGTCTGGTGGACACGGCAACCAAAGCAATGACACAG TTATCTGAAACTGTGGCAAAATCCCATCCAGGAAGCAACGTATACTACGACGACATTAGCCAGGTTCTGAACGGAGTGCACAATCAGCATCAGctgcagcaacatcagcagcaacagtccgGTCACAACGGCACCATGAACGGTGGCGGCAATGGCCCACTGGGAACGATCGTCAacggtggaggtggtggagcGGGTGGAAGCAGCAGTGTGAGcggcaccggcagcagcatcggAAGTGGCGTGGACCTGTCCTCCTCCACACCGAGCTCGGCCTCGCCCGTATCCACCGGCAGTAGCACTGCAGCGGCACAGCAGCAAGCCCTTATGGCGCTGCAGAACAGCTCCAGCCTGCCGGAACTGCAGTGTCAGGTGACGCAGCTGTCCGATCGTGTGCTGCGCGAACAGCGGCGCCGCCGGTCGCTCGAGCATGCCGTCAAACGGTTGACGGAGGAGAACCGCCGGCTGCAGGACGAAAGCCAGGCCGCGGTGCAGCAGTTACGCCGGTTTACCGAATGGTTTTTCCAGACGATCGATCGTCAATCGTAA